From Ornithorhynchus anatinus isolate Pmale09 unplaced genomic scaffold, mOrnAna1.pri.v4 scaffold_80_arrow_ctg1, whole genome shotgun sequence, a single genomic window includes:
- the ORNANAV1R3088 gene encoding vomeronasal 1 receptor ornAnaV1R3088, producing MLLSDLVFTVLFIAQTGIGLLGNSILLMLYLSVFISQPQYKKTTDLIFGHLTVVNALTLFTQVVPGMVMAFRWESTLDVVGCQLVLYIRRVARGLSICTTCLLSVFQAITISPSNSRWDQFKHRAPKYILFAFVLFWSLNLLLEMNIIKSIANSKNVTVPLKHHSRKTCISIHYLNKLNSISFLTAKTLRDVFFVLVMSCSSGYMVMVLHKHSKRMQHIHSTSLSPKTSPASRATLTILLLVSCFVSFYFINSSITLALSFIKDNDLNYFDPTLFLGSCYAFLSPLVLIISDPRISKLSKRQHDL from the coding sequence ATGCTTTTGAGTGACCTGGTCTTCACAGTGCTCTTCATTGCTCAGACAGGGATTGGTCTCCTAGGGAACTCAATACTGCTCATGCTGTATCTTAGTGTCTTCATTTCTCAGCCCCAATACAAGAAGACCACAGACTTGATCTTTGGCCACCTGACTGTGGTCAACGCATTGACACTCTTCACCCAGGTTGTCCCTGGGATGGTTATGGCCTTCAGGTGGGAGAGTACTCTGGATGTAGTTGGGTGTCAGCTAGTCCTTTACattaggagagtagccaggggcCTGTCCATCTGCACTACCTGCCTcctgagtgtgttccaggccatcaccatcagtcccagcaacTCCAGATGGGACCAGTTCAAACACCGAGCCCCCAAATATATTCTCTTTGCCTTTGTCTTATTCTGGAGCCTCAACCTACTGTTAGAAATGAATATAATAAAATCCATTGCCAACAGCAAAAATGTCACTGTCCCACTCAAACATCACAGTAGGAAAACTTGTATTAGTATACATTATTTAAATAAGTTAAATAGTATTTCATTCCTAACTGCCAAGACTCTCCGAGATGTTTTCTTTGTCCTTGTCATGAGCTGCTCCAGCGGCTACATGGTGATGGTACTACATAAACACAGCAAGCGAATGCAGCACATTCACAGCACCAGTCTCTCCCCCAAGACCTCCCCGGCATCCAGAGCCACCCtgaccatactgcttctggtCTCCtgctttgtttcattttatttcatcaACAGTAGCATTACGCTTGCTTTGTCATTTATCAAGGATAATGATTTGAATTATTTTGATCCTACATTATTTCTGGGGTCATGTtatgccttcctctccccattggTGCTGATCATCAGTGACCCCCGGATCTCCAAACTCTCCAAACGCCAACATGACCTGTAA
- the ORNANAV1R3088 gene encoding vomeronasal 1 receptor ornAnaV1R3088 isoform X1: MLCTSEEIKKMLLSDLVFTVLFIAQTGIGLLGNSILLMLYLSVFISQPQYKKTTDLIFGHLTVVNALTLFTQVVPGMVMAFRWESTLDVVGCQLVLYIRRVARGLSICTTCLLSVFQAITISPSNSRWDQFKHRAPKYILFAFVLFWSLNLLLEMNIIKSIANSKNVTVPLKHHSRKTCISIHYLNKLNSISFLTAKTLRDVFFVLVMSCSSGYMVMVLHKHSKRMQHIHSTSLSPKTSPASRATLTILLLVSCFVSFYFINSSITLALSFIKDNDLNYFDPTLFLGSCYAFLSPLVLIISDPRISKLSKRQHDL; this comes from the coding sequence ATGCTTTGTACTTCTGAAGAAATCAAGAAAATGCTTTTGAGTGACCTGGTCTTCACAGTGCTCTTCATTGCTCAGACAGGGATTGGTCTCCTAGGGAACTCAATACTGCTCATGCTGTATCTTAGTGTCTTCATTTCTCAGCCCCAATACAAGAAGACCACAGACTTGATCTTTGGCCACCTGACTGTGGTCAACGCATTGACACTCTTCACCCAGGTTGTCCCTGGGATGGTTATGGCCTTCAGGTGGGAGAGTACTCTGGATGTAGTTGGGTGTCAGCTAGTCCTTTACattaggagagtagccaggggcCTGTCCATCTGCACTACCTGCCTcctgagtgtgttccaggccatcaccatcagtcccagcaacTCCAGATGGGACCAGTTCAAACACCGAGCCCCCAAATATATTCTCTTTGCCTTTGTCTTATTCTGGAGCCTCAACCTACTGTTAGAAATGAATATAATAAAATCCATTGCCAACAGCAAAAATGTCACTGTCCCACTCAAACATCACAGTAGGAAAACTTGTATTAGTATACATTATTTAAATAAGTTAAATAGTATTTCATTCCTAACTGCCAAGACTCTCCGAGATGTTTTCTTTGTCCTTGTCATGAGCTGCTCCAGCGGCTACATGGTGATGGTACTACATAAACACAGCAAGCGAATGCAGCACATTCACAGCACCAGTCTCTCCCCCAAGACCTCCCCGGCATCCAGAGCCACCCtgaccatactgcttctggtCTCCtgctttgtttcattttatttcatcaACAGTAGCATTACGCTTGCTTTGTCATTTATCAAGGATAATGATTTGAATTATTTTGATCCTACATTATTTCTGGGGTCATGTtatgccttcctctccccattggTGCTGATCATCAGTGACCCCCGGATCTCCAAACTCTCCAAACGCCAACATGACCTGTAA